The following DNA comes from Syngnathoides biaculeatus isolate LvHL_M chromosome 18, ASM1980259v1, whole genome shotgun sequence.
AACTCGAGTATTAGTTATTTGTCTATCAAAGTACAGAAAAATACCAAACTTGCGCTCACTTTGCGCGCCAAAGACgacagaggaaaagaaaaagattttctgCGGCAGCCCACGCGGAATGTTTGCAAAGTCACAGTGAATAATAATCAAGAGACTGCGCGGATCGGCAAAAGAGCAGCGTGGGATCGGGATTGCGGTCCTCCAGCCCTTCGGAGCCCTTGTCAAGGTCTGGAACGAggcgcaaaaaacaaaaccccaaaaaaaaaaggcaagaggACAAACGCCACCTCTGCCGTCCCGATAAAGCGATAAAAATGGATCGGGGGCGACGGCTTTACATTCACGACGccgctcttcttcttttgttttgagaGGTGGGAGGAGGAAGCCCAGGCGGTTCCTTCCTCTTCCTTTCTGCGCCAGGATCCCCTAGAAGCTCACCAGGGCGTAGACCATGCTTGATaacaaaaaacacaaccatGAAGAAACACAAAGAGAGACGCCACGTGGCAACTGGACGGAAGGCTGCGTTTACACTCTTTCAAGCGGCGCGATCACGGTTTGGGCCGACAGGTCGGGTTCAGGTTACGAAAATGTAGGAGGGAACGGGACACTGTTGAGCGGTTCGCCCGAGATCCTGGAAGCACCCGCGAGAGCAGAGTTGACGACCGGGACTAAGGAAAACCCCGGTCGGGCCCCCGGGACCAAAGGACTACTGGCAAATGCTTCCATTCAAGCGTCCAGAACACCCGAATTGTCGCTTTCAATCCAGGGAAGCGATCTCCGGTCCAACGAGGACAGCCGGGACTAAGGAAAACCCCGGTCGGGACCAAAGGACAAGGAAACAATCTCCGGTACAACAAGGACAGCCGGGACTAAGGAAAACCCCGGTCGGGCCCCCGGGACCAAAGGACTACTGGCAAATGCTTCCATTCAAGCGTCCAGAACACCCGAATTGTCGCTTTCAATCCAGGGAAGCGATCTCCGGTCCAACGAGGACAGCCGGGACTAAGGAAAACCCCGGTCGGGACCAAAGGACAGGGAAACAATCTCCGGTCCAACAAGGAGCCATTTGAATGCCGAACTCCCGAAGTTGCTAATGTAGTTGGAAATGTACaagcaagcccccccccccagcataaATGCAGCCTCGGGCGCATTGAAAGGAAAAACTGAGCGAGTTGAACGTACCTGTAGAGATAATAGAAGAACGAGAGCAGATAAAAGCCCAACTTGCACCAGGACTCCTTCTGGCAGTAGTTGAGGATGTCGGCGTTCATCACGCTCACCGGGTCGTACATGACCTCCGACCCGTCGGCCGGCCGGTGGAAAAACCTGAGGACAGACGACGGGAGCGTGACCGTCCCGTCCGGCGTCGGGCCGACGGCGAACCCTCCGGTACCTCCACAGATGGTAGAAGAGAAGCGGGACGTTCAGGCCCAGCGTCACCCACTCGCCGGCGCACGTGAACATCAGGCAAAAGAGTCCGTGGATGGAATACTCCGGAACCACCAGCTGAACGTGACACAACGCGTTAGCGCGGGCGCAAAACACAGCGCAGGGttccgctttttttttcttcccatttgcGGCCGTGCAAATTCAATttccctcgttttttttttttttaaattatcatttttatggAGACGCAGAAGCCTGCCGTTCAAGCGCCGGATAAAACTGAACTCAGATTACGGCCTTCGGCAATTGGCACTCAGATCATCTTggaccacatccatccatccatccatccatccatccatctatctatctatctatctatctatctatctatctatctatctatctatctatctatctatctatctatctatctatctatctatctatctatccatccatccatccatccatccatccatccatccatccatccatcctccatccatccatccatctatctatctatctatctatctatctatatctatctatctatccatctatccatctatccatctatccatcatccatccatccatctatccatctatccatctatccatccatccatccatccatccatccatccatcatccatccatccatccatccatccatccatccatccatccatccatgcccGTGTCAAATGGACTTTCCTGGCCTCAAACCCTTCAATAGGATTTTATGAAGATCAAAATGGCGTCCTCTTACGgacgtttttgtgtgtgtgaagaaaTGTCCCCACCACGCGCGTATGTAAGAGTTCTGGAGCGAAGCCGTCACGGCGCCCCCGAGACAAACGAGGTCCCCCCTGGGGTCTGTTTCAGGGCCCTTGTAGGTGAAAAAGTAAATGTACTCACTTTGCGAAGAAGGTTGCAGATCCGTTCGATGTTGAGAATTCTTTCCCTCTGTGGATTGGACAGAAATAGAAAGACGGTTTTCTTTGacatttctacatttttctttttggaactTTCAAGGGTTGACATGcgagcttttttcttttcttttcagggtTAAACGATACTCATGCCATGGACACCCGCATTGTAacttgatgggggggggggaaatgatgattttagtttACGGCAGTGTTGTCAAAAGGCGGGAATACAGTCCTACCCCGAGTGCGCAGTACGTGCTGAGGTCCGAGTTTGTATCGAGCGGTGTAAAAGAAGAGGAGGCTGGGAGTACGAGAGGGGTTTGGTGCTGACcaggaaagacaaaaatgtcatttgaagtAATGGAGTAGGAAGTGTTGGTGGAAGACAAACAAAGCGGACTTTTCCCATTCAGAATTAGCCACGGCAAATGGTCTCCGTTTGGATAAATGCCATTGCAAATTCTCAATTCCCGCTGCTCAAGACTTttctcatttgtattttcaca
Coding sequences within:
- the cnih2 gene encoding protein cornichon homolog 2 isoform X1, producing MAFTFAAFCYMLTLVLCAALIFFVIWQIIAFDELRTDFKNPIDQSNPTRARERILNIERICNLLRKLVVPEYSIHGLFCLMFTCAGEWVTLGLNVPLLFYHLWRFFHRPADGSEVMYDPVSVMNADILNYCQKESWCKLGFYLLSFFYYLYRYVQLAQFFLSMRPRLHLCWGGGLACTFPTTLATSGVRHSNGSLLDRRLFPCPLVPTGVFLSPGCPRWTGDRFPGLKATIRVFWTLEWKHLPVVLWSRGPDRGFP
- the cnih2 gene encoding protein cornichon homolog 2 isoform X2; its protein translation is MAFTFAAFCYMLTLVLCAALIFFVIWQIIAFDELRTDFKNPIDQSNPTRARERILNIERICNLLRKLVVPEYSIHGLFCLMFTCAGEWVTLGLNVPLLFYHLWRFFHRPADGSEVMYDPVSVMNADILNYCQKESWCKLGFYLLSFFYYLYSMVYALVSF
- the cnih2 gene encoding protein cornichon homolog 2 isoform X3; the encoded protein is MAFTFAAFCYMLTLVLCAALIFFVIWQIIAFDELRTDFKNPIDQSNPTRARERILNIERICNLLRKKKKAEPCAVFCARANALCHVQLVVPEYSIHGLFCLMFTCAGEWVTLGLNVPLLFYHLWRFFHRPADGSEVMYDPVSVMNADILNYCQKESWCKLGFYLLSFFYYLYRYVQLAQFFLSMRPRLHLCWGGGLACTFPTTLATSGVRHSNGSLLDRRLFPCPLVPTGVFLSPGCPRWTGDRFPGLKATIRVFWTLEWKHLPVVLWSRGPDRGFP